A portion of the Microbacterium hominis genome contains these proteins:
- a CDS encoding fumarylacetoacetate hydrolase family protein has translation MRIARWIHAGEVGEGFVEGDSVVSFPESLTVAAVLQRGLDAAHALRAQALEQAPTEAVPLAEVTLLAPVVPASVRDFVAFEEHVEGVSAGVEGTSHVADEWYRAPTFYFTNPHTILGPGEPVRPPVTQRLDFELELAAVIGGVDGSDGANLTAAAAASHVFGYTIMNDWSARDLQGREMKVRLGPAKGKDFGTSLGPWIVTADEFEPYLDDDGFLAVRAEVRINGDLIGEDLVSNMGWPFPVLVAYASRNSRVVPGDVLGSGTVGNGGCLGELWGRNGSLTPAPLVEGDEVSMSIEGIGDLTAKVGAVVPAPELPAAVARPRDRHRITN, from the coding sequence ATGAGGATCGCACGCTGGATCCACGCCGGCGAGGTCGGCGAGGGGTTCGTCGAAGGCGACTCGGTCGTGTCGTTCCCCGAGTCGCTGACGGTCGCCGCCGTGCTCCAGCGAGGACTGGATGCCGCGCACGCGCTCCGTGCGCAGGCCCTCGAGCAGGCGCCGACCGAGGCCGTGCCGCTCGCCGAGGTCACGCTCCTCGCGCCCGTCGTCCCCGCCTCGGTCCGCGACTTCGTCGCGTTCGAGGAGCATGTCGAGGGCGTGTCCGCCGGCGTCGAGGGCACGAGCCACGTCGCCGACGAGTGGTACCGGGCCCCCACCTTCTACTTCACGAACCCCCACACGATCCTCGGGCCCGGCGAGCCGGTGCGCCCGCCGGTCACGCAGCGTCTCGACTTCGAACTGGAGCTCGCCGCCGTCATCGGCGGCGTGGATGGATCGGACGGTGCCAACCTGACGGCCGCGGCCGCGGCATCCCACGTCTTCGGCTACACGATCATGAACGACTGGTCGGCGCGTGATCTGCAGGGCCGCGAGATGAAGGTGCGGCTCGGCCCCGCCAAGGGCAAGGACTTCGGCACGTCGCTGGGCCCGTGGATCGTCACGGCCGACGAGTTCGAGCCCTACCTCGACGACGACGGCTTCCTCGCGGTGCGCGCCGAGGTGCGCATCAACGGCGACCTCATCGGCGAGGACCTCGTCTCGAACATGGGCTGGCCGTTCCCGGTGCTCGTCGCCTACGCGTCGCGCAACTCCCGGGTCGTCCCCGGCGACGTCCTCGGATCCGGCACCGTCGGAAACGGCGGGTGCCTCGGCGAGCTGTGGGGCCGCAACGGCTCGCTCACCCCGGCCCCGCTCGTCGAGGGGGACGAGGTCTCGATGAGCATCGAGGGCATCGGAGATCTGACCGCGAAGGTCGGCGCCGTCGTGCCCGCTCCCGAGCTTCCTGCCGCCGTCGCGCGCCCGCGCGATCGGCACCGCATCACGAACTGA
- a CDS encoding amidohydrolase family protein, with product MITDVHAHLLLPGLHAEVERRAPQQVAEAGALELRRNGAASLAVSGPMVGARVPRLTDVNVRLSEMDRQGVDRQWVSVSPNHFYPWADEDLAVWVAAETNRLVAEHVALAPERLVGLGVVPLQHPDRAVAALEDAVLGHGLAGVEISSFAGDVELSDERLEPFWARAAELGAIVFLHPFGCSLDERLDRYYLANTVGQPAENAVALSHLIFSGVLDRHPALKVVAAHGGGYLPTAIGRSDHAWRVRPDARQCEHEPSSYLRKIWFDTVVHDPMALRHLIENAGASQIVLGSDYPFDMGLDDPVGFLRAAGLPVEIQQRILSRNADALLPTAVRA from the coding sequence ATGATCACCGACGTCCACGCGCATCTGCTCCTCCCCGGTCTCCACGCCGAGGTGGAGCGTCGCGCACCGCAGCAGGTCGCGGAGGCCGGCGCGCTCGAACTGCGCCGCAATGGGGCCGCGAGCCTCGCCGTCTCCGGCCCGATGGTGGGCGCGCGCGTGCCGAGGCTCACCGACGTGAACGTGCGACTGTCCGAGATGGATCGCCAGGGCGTGGACCGCCAGTGGGTGTCGGTGTCGCCGAACCACTTCTACCCGTGGGCCGACGAGGACCTCGCGGTGTGGGTCGCGGCGGAGACCAACCGCCTGGTGGCCGAGCATGTGGCGCTGGCCCCCGAGCGCCTCGTCGGACTCGGCGTCGTGCCGCTGCAGCATCCCGATCGCGCCGTGGCGGCCCTCGAAGACGCGGTGCTCGGCCACGGACTCGCCGGTGTCGAGATCTCGTCGTTCGCCGGCGACGTCGAGCTGTCCGACGAACGCCTCGAGCCGTTCTGGGCGCGGGCGGCGGAGCTCGGCGCCATCGTCTTCCTGCACCCGTTCGGCTGCTCGCTCGACGAGCGACTCGACCGGTACTACCTCGCCAATACGGTCGGCCAACCGGCCGAGAACGCGGTGGCGCTGTCGCACCTCATCTTCTCGGGTGTGCTCGACCGGCATCCGGCGCTGAAGGTCGTCGCCGCCCACGGCGGCGGATACCTCCCGACCGCCATCGGTCGCAGCGACCACGCGTGGCGGGTGCGACCGGACGCGCGGCAGTGCGAGCACGAGCCGTCCTCGTACCTCAGGAAGATCTGGTTCGACACGGTGGTGCACGATCCGATGGCGCTGCGCCACCTCATCGAGAACGCCGGGGCGTCGCAGATCGTGCTGGGCAGCGACTACCCGTTCGACATGGGACTCGACGACCCCGTCGGCTTCCTGCGCGCCGCGGGCCTGCCCGTCGAGATCCAGCAGCGGATCCTGTCGCGCAATGCGGACGCCCTGCTCCCGACGGCGGTCCGCGCATGA
- a CDS encoding FAD-dependent monooxygenase, with protein sequence MTAVTKVAVAGTGAAGLATAIQLAKAGVTVDVFEAKPELSALGSGITLQGNALRAFDTLGVWDAVKEKGYFFEGLNLRAPGPDAQVVAALPEVQTGGPDYPACGGMYRPDLAQILVARAAEVGATVRFGARVTGLADGEDGVEVFVNEESAGTYDLLVGADGLNSTVRDLIGIETKPESTGMGIWRAFVARPAEVTTSELYYGGPVYIAGYTPTGEDTMYAFLVEEAQDRFGVSDEEAVQIMLDESRAYNGPWASIRESLASGAHVNYTWFTKHIVEEPWNRGRVVIIGDAAHSCPPTIAQGAAQALEDALVLTELLVAADGIDQSLWDVFHARRLPRATAVVEASVQLGQWQIEHNRDADAGGLIFGISQQMAQPA encoded by the coding sequence ATGACCGCAGTCACCAAGGTCGCCGTCGCCGGCACGGGCGCCGCCGGACTCGCCACCGCCATCCAGCTCGCCAAGGCGGGGGTGACCGTCGACGTCTTCGAGGCCAAGCCCGAGCTCAGCGCCCTCGGCTCCGGCATCACCCTCCAGGGCAACGCCCTCCGTGCGTTCGACACCCTGGGCGTGTGGGACGCCGTCAAGGAGAAGGGCTACTTCTTCGAGGGCTTGAACCTGCGTGCGCCGGGTCCCGACGCGCAGGTCGTCGCCGCTCTGCCGGAGGTGCAGACGGGCGGTCCCGACTACCCCGCGTGCGGGGGCATGTATCGTCCCGACCTCGCCCAGATCCTCGTTGCGCGCGCCGCGGAGGTCGGTGCGACCGTTCGCTTCGGCGCGAGGGTGACCGGTCTCGCCGACGGTGAGGACGGCGTCGAGGTGTTCGTGAACGAGGAGTCCGCCGGCACGTACGACCTGCTCGTCGGCGCGGATGGCCTCAACTCGACCGTGCGCGACCTCATCGGCATCGAGACGAAGCCGGAGTCGACGGGCATGGGCATCTGGCGTGCGTTCGTCGCCCGGCCCGCCGAGGTCACCACGAGCGAGCTGTACTACGGCGGTCCCGTCTACATCGCTGGCTACACGCCGACCGGAGAGGACACCATGTACGCCTTCCTCGTCGAGGAGGCGCAGGATCGCTTCGGCGTCAGCGACGAGGAGGCCGTGCAGATCATGCTCGACGAGTCGAGGGCGTACAACGGCCCGTGGGCGTCGATCCGCGAGAGCCTCGCATCGGGCGCGCACGTGAACTACACGTGGTTCACGAAGCACATCGTCGAGGAGCCGTGGAACCGGGGCCGGGTGGTGATCATCGGGGATGCCGCGCACAGCTGCCCGCCCACGATCGCCCAGGGTGCTGCGCAGGCGCTCGAAGACGCGCTCGTGCTGACGGAGCTGCTGGTCGCCGCCGACGGCATCGACCAGAGCCTGTGGGACGTCTTCCACGCCCGCCGTCTGCCGCGTGCGACCGCCGTGGTCGAAGCGTCGGTGCAGCTCGGCCAGTGGCAGATCGAGCACAACCGCGACGCCGATGCCGGCGGCCTGATCTTCGGCATCTCCCAGCAGATGGCGCAGCCGGCATGA
- a CDS encoding cyclase family protein encodes MNPSEIPAEIDRQNPDAEIRARAEAYRNWGRWGEDDVLGTLNFITGEQRVAAASLVREGRVISLSQSFDMDGPQKGWRRRTNPVHTMLDTGTDAERGTQGFPHGIGGADDVIAMPLQCSTQWDGLGHIFDNGFAWNGRRAGEVVTSLGDAITGIEHAADVIVSRGVLLDVARHLRPEAGELEDGYAISAADLDATATAAEVTVGRGDIVLVRTGRLTRARREGWGEYAGGPSAGLSLTTAAWLHRTEIAAIATDTWGFEVRPNEFDVPSFQPLHQVVIPNMGLTVGELWDLDELAEACAAQGRYEFLLSAAPLKITGAVGSPINPVAIL; translated from the coding sequence GTGAACCCGTCCGAGATCCCTGCCGAGATCGATCGGCAGAATCCGGATGCCGAGATCCGCGCCCGCGCGGAGGCCTACCGGAACTGGGGGCGCTGGGGTGAGGACGACGTGCTCGGCACGCTGAACTTCATCACCGGCGAGCAGCGGGTGGCCGCGGCATCCCTCGTCCGCGAAGGACGGGTGATCTCGCTCTCGCAGTCGTTCGACATGGACGGCCCGCAGAAGGGGTGGCGCCGGCGCACCAATCCGGTGCACACCATGCTCGACACGGGCACCGACGCCGAGCGCGGCACCCAGGGGTTCCCGCACGGCATCGGCGGAGCGGACGATGTGATCGCGATGCCGCTGCAGTGCTCGACGCAATGGGACGGCCTCGGGCACATCTTCGACAACGGCTTCGCCTGGAACGGGCGACGCGCGGGCGAGGTCGTCACGAGCCTGGGCGACGCGATCACCGGAATCGAGCACGCGGCCGATGTGATCGTCTCGCGCGGGGTGCTGCTCGACGTCGCCCGCCACCTCCGCCCCGAGGCGGGTGAGCTCGAGGACGGCTACGCCATCAGCGCCGCCGACCTCGACGCGACCGCCACCGCCGCGGAAGTCACCGTCGGCCGCGGCGACATCGTGCTGGTGCGCACGGGGCGCCTCACGCGCGCGCGGCGCGAGGGCTGGGGCGAGTACGCCGGCGGCCCCTCGGCGGGTCTGTCGCTGACGACGGCCGCGTGGCTGCACCGCACCGAGATCGCCGCGATCGCGACCGACACATGGGGCTTCGAGGTGCGCCCCAACGAGTTCGACGTGCCGTCGTTCCAGCCGCTGCACCAGGTCGTCATCCCCAACATGGGACTCACCGTCGGCGAACTGTGGGACCTCGACGAACTCGCCGAGGCGTGCGCCGCGCAGGGACGATACGAGTTCCTGCTCTCGGCGGCGCCGCTCAAGATCACCGGCGCGGTCGGGTCGCCGATCAACCCGGTCGCCATCCTCTGA
- a CDS encoding fumarylacetoacetate hydrolase family protein, translating into MTSTGPAAPFALARYREGTSVQLGLVAGDRIRPLTPDQLGAVELNDFLAAPDWDRLAAVAASPGDDWMPLADVTLTAPVQPRQVLQAGANYRQHVIELVAAGLTNNTDRTPDEARAFAATMMDDRAANGEPYFFIGLPACVVGDDVPLVLPAYSDVHDWELELAIVIGAEAFQVSRDDAMAHVAGYTIVNDITTRDLVFRKDMKEIGTDWYRSKNAPGFLPTGPFLVPAPFVDGGAVTVTLELNGQVMQNGSTDDLLFDIAALVSGASQTMPLLPGDILLTGSPAGNGQHWKRFLRDGDVMTGSITGLGAQVVRCVAPGGAA; encoded by the coding sequence ATGACGTCGACTGGGCCCGCAGCCCCCTTCGCCCTCGCGCGATACCGCGAGGGCACTTCCGTGCAGCTCGGACTCGTGGCCGGTGATCGCATCCGGCCCCTCACGCCCGATCAGCTCGGAGCGGTCGAGCTCAACGACTTCCTGGCCGCCCCCGACTGGGACCGCCTCGCCGCGGTCGCCGCGTCTCCGGGCGACGACTGGATGCCGCTCGCCGATGTGACACTGACCGCGCCGGTCCAGCCGCGCCAGGTGCTGCAGGCCGGAGCGAACTACCGGCAGCACGTCATCGAGCTGGTCGCGGCCGGCCTCACGAACAACACCGACCGCACGCCGGACGAGGCGCGCGCGTTCGCTGCCACGATGATGGACGACCGCGCCGCCAACGGCGAGCCGTACTTCTTCATCGGGCTGCCGGCCTGCGTCGTCGGGGATGACGTGCCGCTCGTGCTCCCCGCGTACAGCGACGTGCACGACTGGGAGCTGGAGCTGGCGATCGTGATCGGCGCCGAAGCGTTCCAGGTCTCACGTGACGATGCCATGGCACATGTCGCCGGCTACACGATCGTGAACGACATCACGACCCGCGACCTCGTCTTCCGCAAGGACATGAAGGAGATCGGCACCGACTGGTACCGCTCCAAGAACGCCCCCGGCTTCCTGCCGACGGGCCCCTTCCTCGTGCCGGCGCCGTTCGTCGACGGGGGAGCGGTCACCGTCACCCTCGAGCTCAACGGGCAGGTCATGCAGAACGGCAGCACCGACGATCTGCTGTTCGACATCGCCGCGCTCGTCTCCGGCGCCTCGCAGACCATGCCCCTGCTCCCGGGCGACATCCTGCTGACCGGCAGCCCGGCCGGCAACGGCCAGCACTGGAAGCGGTTCCTGCGCGACGGCGACGTCATGACCGGCTCGATCACGGGGCTGGGCGCGCAGGTCGTCCGCTGCGTCGCTCCCGGCGGTGCGGCGTGA
- a CDS encoding Gfo/Idh/MocA family protein: MSFPRNLVSVGEEAVVTGVGIIGAGPGVAALHMPTVARLGRRFDVVHVSDAGSGRARALAQRAGAAWSHGVDDLLADPGVEVVVVASPPHRHAEQVLSAIAAGKRAILCEKPLALTHAETDAVVDAAQAAGVALVVGTNHLFDPAWGSARHHVAAGGRIRTVSVTAALPPNIRYHELVTEPAPIAASRPARDLTDRHVRAGIMRQLVLGLLIHDLPLVRDLAPHEPEVVFARLVPAPIGCAIGLRAGEVLVQLTAALLPAGAEAQWRMTVGTTTDQFEIDFPPSFVHGGSARVRAYGDGTRETVYAAHPEDGYLAEWRALASAIDGQAPVDHEDLRADAHFAIDIADDAAAAILAGASA, encoded by the coding sequence GTGAGCTTCCCACGTAACCTCGTGAGTGTCGGCGAGGAGGCTGTGGTGACAGGAGTCGGGATCATCGGGGCGGGTCCAGGTGTGGCAGCTCTGCACATGCCCACGGTGGCGCGCCTGGGCCGGCGCTTCGACGTCGTGCACGTCAGTGATGCGGGCAGCGGCCGCGCGCGGGCCCTCGCTCAGCGCGCCGGCGCCGCGTGGTCCCATGGCGTCGACGACCTGCTGGCCGATCCCGGTGTCGAGGTCGTCGTCGTCGCCAGCCCTCCGCACCGGCATGCCGAGCAGGTGCTGTCGGCCATCGCGGCCGGCAAGCGGGCGATCCTGTGCGAGAAGCCCCTCGCGCTCACGCACGCCGAGACCGACGCCGTCGTGGATGCCGCACAGGCCGCCGGCGTCGCCCTCGTCGTGGGCACGAACCACCTCTTCGATCCCGCGTGGGGCAGCGCCAGGCACCACGTCGCCGCGGGCGGTCGCATCCGAACCGTCTCCGTCACCGCGGCCCTGCCGCCCAACATCCGCTACCACGAGCTCGTCACGGAGCCCGCGCCGATCGCCGCTTCCCGACCGGCCCGCGATCTGACCGATCGCCACGTCCGCGCAGGCATCATGCGCCAGCTCGTGCTCGGCCTGCTGATCCACGATCTGCCTCTCGTGCGCGACCTCGCACCGCATGAGCCCGAGGTGGTCTTCGCGCGCCTCGTCCCTGCGCCGATCGGATGCGCGATCGGGCTGCGCGCGGGCGAGGTGCTGGTGCAGCTGACGGCGGCGCTGCTCCCAGCCGGGGCGGAGGCGCAATGGCGCATGACCGTGGGGACGACCACCGACCAGTTCGAGATCGACTTCCCGCCGTCGTTCGTCCATGGCGGCAGCGCGCGGGTGCGCGCCTACGGGGACGGCACCCGGGAGACCGTCTATGCCGCACACCCGGAGGACGGCTACCTCGCCGAGTGGCGGGCGCTGGCATCCGCGATCGACGGGCAGGCGCCCGTCGACCACGAGGACCTCCGCGCGGACGCCCACTTCGCCATCGACATCGCGGACGACGCCGCAGCCGCGATCCTCGCCGGGGCGTCCGCATGA
- a CDS encoding ROK family protein, which translates to MASESTLRFGAQTDEVTSLLRIVNMVRTGEASTRPEIGRLTGLGRGVVTQRVDQAIAMGFLEDGEFGPSSGGRAPRTLRFRSNAGRIVVAALGALHFHIGIAHLDGDVVDQKHQQWDIARGPADTLDEVLAAVDELLDRTGDAPVWAVAVGVPGPVDFTTGRPVAPPIMPGWNGFDVRRRFEQHLNAPTWVDNDVNLLALGERARRGAHDTNLIFCKIGSGIGAGLLSQGHLHRGTNGAAGDIGHVRVRDSNAACRCGKVGCLEAVAGGWAMVRDAEQRVADGASGRLALEEQPLSPEIIAKHAEHGDALSIALVQESAHVVGEAIATLVNVFNPGVIVIGGAVASAGEIYLAEVRQRVYELSLPLATRDLTIAQSHNDPAEPVRGGAELAREQLFEVTFPRWFADGRPTIDAVRGAS; encoded by the coding sequence ATGGCCAGCGAGTCAACCCTGCGATTCGGCGCACAGACCGACGAAGTCACGAGTCTCCTTCGCATCGTCAACATGGTGCGGACAGGCGAGGCGTCGACGCGTCCCGAGATCGGACGCTTGACCGGCCTCGGCCGGGGGGTGGTGACGCAGCGGGTCGACCAGGCGATCGCCATGGGGTTCCTGGAGGACGGCGAGTTCGGCCCCTCCTCGGGCGGACGCGCTCCCCGCACGCTGCGGTTCCGCTCGAACGCCGGCCGCATCGTCGTCGCCGCTCTCGGCGCCCTGCACTTCCACATCGGCATCGCCCATCTCGACGGCGACGTCGTGGACCAGAAGCATCAGCAGTGGGACATCGCCCGCGGCCCCGCAGACACGCTCGACGAAGTCCTCGCGGCCGTCGACGAGCTGCTCGACCGCACCGGCGATGCCCCCGTCTGGGCGGTCGCCGTCGGCGTCCCCGGTCCGGTGGATTTCACCACGGGCCGCCCCGTGGCTCCGCCCATCATGCCGGGCTGGAACGGCTTCGACGTGCGACGTCGCTTCGAGCAGCATCTGAATGCACCGACCTGGGTCGACAACGATGTGAATCTTCTGGCGCTCGGCGAGCGCGCACGTCGCGGCGCGCACGACACGAACCTCATCTTCTGCAAGATCGGGTCGGGCATCGGGGCCGGACTCCTCTCGCAGGGCCACCTCCACCGGGGTACCAACGGTGCCGCGGGCGACATCGGCCACGTGCGCGTGCGCGACTCCAACGCCGCCTGCCGCTGCGGCAAGGTCGGATGCCTCGAGGCAGTCGCCGGCGGCTGGGCAATGGTCCGTGATGCCGAGCAGCGGGTCGCCGACGGCGCCTCGGGCCGTCTCGCACTCGAGGAGCAACCGCTCTCGCCGGAGATCATCGCGAAGCACGCCGAGCACGGCGACGCACTCTCGATCGCGCTGGTGCAGGAGTCCGCGCATGTCGTGGGTGAGGCGATCGCGACGCTCGTCAACGTCTTCAACCCGGGCGTGATCGTGATCGGCGGCGCCGTCGCATCGGCGGGCGAGATCTACCTGGCCGAGGTGAGGCAGCGCGTGTACGAGCTGTCCCTTCCGCTCGCGACGCGCGACCTCACGATCGCGCAGTCGCACAACGACCCGGCGGAACCGGTCCGCGGCGGGGCGGAGCTGGCGCGGGAGCAGCTGTTCGAGGTCACTTTCCCCCGCTGGTTCGCCGACGGGCGTCCGACGATCGACGCCGTGCGCGGAGCATCCTGA
- a CDS encoding restriction endonuclease subunit R produces the protein MTNSTLRDDALRITDDGFELRVGLPWIRSLPIESLRDVSLRIDGESVDVHVDAADASWWHVQDRIALHSDEAIRPGPHEVTVSFALAIPYLPAGPDGPLVLPFRDARRLVARAGDAPPATPARAADREEPAFAPAAGLAPGWTLAASAFNWTPEVARADRSAAEIAVDVVAGGTADTIEIEAGQVCREFPTPGDREIDDLRDALASHGGRASIVGASIDDWTPDGRRRTDDERLAFLVPQLEAAARLGAVGARVPLGQAGPALLHRLLPILHDLDITLFEEAQGHQTPDAAASGFADIAELDDPRIRVLIDISMLMPALPVTYLERLRAHGLPEDFVRLLETQWRDPSTQGAVVELLRSGAVPGSAHTLFMDMLVRFGRSEAADLRGVLPLVSGIHLKFWDLDDEDGRVSTPIRRVGEELRAAGFTGTLCSEWGGHEWLDEHPTEMTRAHLALARGELAAS, from the coding sequence ATGACGAATTCGACCCTGCGCGACGACGCGCTGAGGATCACCGACGACGGCTTCGAGTTGCGGGTCGGCCTGCCGTGGATCCGCTCACTGCCCATCGAGAGCCTGCGCGACGTGTCCCTCCGGATCGATGGCGAGAGCGTCGACGTGCACGTCGATGCCGCTGACGCGTCGTGGTGGCACGTGCAGGACCGCATCGCGCTGCACAGCGACGAGGCCATCCGCCCCGGCCCGCACGAAGTGACGGTGTCGTTCGCGCTCGCGATCCCCTACCTTCCGGCGGGACCGGACGGCCCGCTCGTCCTCCCGTTCCGGGACGCGCGTCGCCTCGTCGCGCGAGCCGGCGACGCACCCCCGGCCACACCGGCGCGCGCCGCCGATCGAGAGGAGCCCGCGTTCGCTCCCGCGGCAGGGCTCGCTCCGGGATGGACGCTCGCCGCCTCGGCGTTCAACTGGACACCCGAGGTGGCCCGCGCCGATCGCTCGGCGGCGGAGATCGCTGTCGATGTGGTCGCCGGCGGTACGGCCGACACCATCGAGATCGAGGCCGGGCAGGTGTGTCGCGAGTTCCCCACCCCGGGAGATCGGGAGATCGACGACCTCCGCGATGCGCTCGCCTCGCACGGCGGACGCGCCTCGATCGTGGGGGCGAGCATCGACGACTGGACCCCCGACGGGCGGCGGCGCACCGACGACGAGCGTCTCGCGTTCCTCGTGCCCCAGCTGGAGGCGGCCGCGCGCCTGGGTGCCGTCGGCGCGCGGGTCCCGCTCGGGCAGGCGGGACCGGCCCTGCTGCACCGGCTCCTCCCGATCCTCCACGACCTCGACATCACCCTCTTCGAAGAGGCCCAGGGACACCAGACGCCGGATGCCGCGGCATCCGGTTTCGCCGACATCGCCGAGCTGGATGATCCGCGCATCCGCGTGCTGATCGACATCAGCATGCTCATGCCCGCACTGCCGGTCACCTACCTGGAGCGCCTGCGGGCGCACGGACTGCCCGAGGACTTCGTCCGCCTGCTCGAGACGCAGTGGCGCGATCCGTCGACCCAGGGCGCCGTCGTCGAGCTGCTGCGCTCGGGCGCCGTGCCCGGTTCCGCGCACACGCTCTTCATGGACATGCTGGTGCGGTTCGGACGATCGGAGGCCGCAGACCTGCGTGGCGTGCTGCCGCTGGTGAGCGGCATCCATCTGAAGTTCTGGGACCTGGACGACGAGGACGGACGCGTGTCGACGCCGATCCGCCGCGTCGGCGAGGAGCTTCGCGCCGCGGGCTTCACCGGGACGCTCTGCAGCGAATGGGGCGGCCACGAGTGGCTCGATGAGCACCCGACCGAGATGACGCGTGCCCACCTCGCCCTCGCGCGCGGGGAGCTCGCGGCATCCTGA
- a CDS encoding ThuA domain-containing protein translates to MTDVLNVLILSGHMTREHDNEFRSFRQHNTWLTTLLEDTGRFRVRVVEDPRGLGVEIIDKYDVVIVVFEGRDGYHEKAVGFGAETDAALLKFVHDDGKGIVWFHGSAAQEDDWGYPDEYNVMRGSRLTVAGGLRPRPWGEAQLDTVEPRHPITDGISARWTVTGDDILTGVEILDGARVLLTTFDDLESYEKAPMWPMSHYPVAIPPEGIAALPGMNTDQPIAWINEYGAGRSFTITIGHDIDTFRRIEFIRMFPRGVEWAATGEVSLDGPDRRGERRFLPWPYYNGQG, encoded by the coding sequence ATGACGGACGTGCTGAACGTCCTCATCCTGTCGGGCCACATGACCCGCGAGCACGACAACGAGTTCCGCAGCTTCCGCCAGCACAACACCTGGCTGACCACGCTGCTCGAGGACACCGGACGCTTCCGCGTGCGCGTCGTCGAGGATCCGCGCGGCCTCGGGGTGGAGATCATCGACAAGTACGACGTCGTGATCGTCGTCTTCGAGGGCCGCGACGGCTACCACGAGAAGGCCGTCGGGTTCGGCGCCGAGACGGATGCCGCGCTCCTGAAGTTCGTGCACGACGACGGCAAGGGCATCGTGTGGTTCCACGGCTCGGCCGCGCAGGAGGACGACTGGGGCTACCCCGACGAATACAACGTCATGCGGGGCTCGCGGCTCACCGTCGCGGGCGGCCTGCGGCCGCGGCCGTGGGGTGAGGCGCAGCTCGACACGGTCGAGCCGCGGCATCCCATCACCGACGGCATCAGCGCGCGGTGGACCGTGACGGGCGACGACATCCTCACCGGCGTCGAGATCCTCGACGGTGCGCGGGTGCTGCTGACGACGTTCGACGATCTCGAGTCGTACGAGAAGGCGCCGATGTGGCCGATGTCGCACTATCCCGTGGCGATCCCGCCCGAGGGCATCGCGGCGCTGCCGGGCATGAACACCGACCAGCCCATCGCGTGGATCAACGAGTACGGAGCGGGCCGGTCGTTCACGATCACCATCGGGCACGACATCGACACGTTCCGCCGGATCGAGTTCATCCGCATGTTCCCGCGTGGAGTCGAATGGGCGGCCACGGGCGAGGTCTCCCTCGACGGACCCGACCGTCGGGGCGAGCGGCGGTTCCTGCCCTGGCCGTACTACAACGGCCAGGGCTGA
- a CDS encoding sugar phosphate isomerase/epimerase family protein, with translation MTGIRWGYALNQWDTNIDAFVRKRDHERAFKTISISGFSGVELTAVSFGPWEPFGSPDEITHLYGSLDGLRSFLGDCALEAVSSYVYDPSVGFDVEMGRGPDPLDPDARERIVATALWFADALQRLGGEVLVVRAAGSAWQTGALSDEQIATLARLWDEVGRRIAEDDVRLALHVDFLSALRLADGIDRLLAATDPEFVGLAVDTAELAVAGIDPVAFFRAHADRVRHIQLKNARHVVDEAEALTPHAEQFVRTEGGARQIERWFFEPSDEGGLVDFEAFADAVAASGYTGWIVVESDQSPHPAESAMVSGWYVQRVLRPIVEGGRAA, from the coding sequence GTGACCGGCATCCGATGGGGGTACGCCCTCAATCAGTGGGACACGAACATCGACGCGTTCGTGCGCAAGCGCGACCACGAACGGGCCTTCAAGACCATCTCGATCAGCGGTTTCAGCGGTGTCGAGCTGACGGCCGTGAGCTTCGGGCCGTGGGAGCCGTTCGGAAGCCCCGATGAGATCACCCACCTGTATGGCTCGCTCGACGGTCTGCGGTCGTTCCTGGGGGACTGCGCTCTGGAGGCGGTCAGCAGCTACGTCTACGACCCCTCGGTCGGCTTCGATGTGGAGATGGGGCGCGGGCCGGATCCGCTGGACCCCGACGCCCGCGAGCGGATCGTCGCCACCGCGCTGTGGTTCGCCGACGCGCTGCAGCGGCTCGGCGGAGAGGTGCTCGTGGTCCGCGCTGCCGGCTCTGCCTGGCAGACCGGCGCCCTGAGCGACGAGCAGATCGCGACGTTGGCGCGCCTGTGGGACGAGGTGGGTCGGCGGATCGCCGAGGATGACGTGCGCCTGGCGCTGCACGTCGACTTCCTCTCGGCGCTGCGGCTCGCCGACGGCATCGATCGCCTGCTGGCAGCCACCGATCCGGAGTTCGTGGGCCTCGCGGTGGACACCGCCGAGCTCGCGGTCGCCGGGATCGACCCCGTCGCCTTCTTCCGCGCGCACGCCGACCGCGTGCGGCACATCCAGCTCAAGAACGCACGTCACGTCGTCGACGAGGCCGAGGCGCTCACCCCGCACGCGGAGCAGTTCGTCCGCACCGAAGGCGGAGCCCGCCAGATCGAGCGGTGGTTCTTCGAACCCAGCGATGAGGGCGGACTGGTGGACTTCGAGGCGTTCGCCGACGCGGTCGCCGCGTCGGGCTACACGGGGTGGATCGTGGTCGAATCCGACCAGAGTCCGCACCCCGCCGAGAGTGCCATGGTGAGCGGCTGGTACGTGCAGCGGGTGCTGCGGCCGATCGTGGAGGGTGGAAGGGCGGCGTGA